GTTCTGTGAAAGCAAAACCGCATTTGGACGCCTTAAATTTCTCGTCGGCGAAAAACCTGTCATAATAAGAGCCGCCGCGACCAAGCCGATTGCCGCCCCTGTCAAACCCAAGGGCCGGGGTAACCACCAAATCAATCTCTTCAACCGGCACCGGCACACCCATTACAGGACTGCGCAGCCCTGAAGCTAATGTAGAAAAACCCGTCTCCAGCGAATTTATCTCCACCGCCATCATACGCCTTTGCTGCCAGGAAATCTTCGGCACAGCAACAGCCTTACCCAACTGCCAGGCATGAAGTATCGCCTCGGAAGTATCCACCTCATGCGGCAGCGACAAATACATCATAATCGATGACGCACTTTGAAATTGCGGTGTCGAAATCAAGTTCCGGCAGGCTCTGCGGCTCCTTTCGCTTCTCTGCTCCGATGGTATAGCAAGCAGGCTCTTCTTGAACTGACTTCGCAGCTGCTCTTTGTCCATTCAACTATCCT
The sequence above is a segment of the Phycisphaerae bacterium genome. Coding sequences within it:
- a CDS encoding 5-formyltetrahydrofolate cyclo-ligase, whose amino-acid sequence is MDKEQLRSQFKKSLLAIPSEQRSERSRRACRNLISTPQFQSASSIMMYLSLPHEVDTSEAILHAWQLGKAVAVPKISWQQRRMMAVEINSLETGFSTLASGLRSPVMGVPVPVEEIDLVVTPALGFDRGGNRLGRGGSYYDRFFADEKFKASKCGFAFTEQVVDSIPVTSEDVPVDFLVTDEEVMYFNE